The following is a genomic window from Acidobacteriota bacterium.
GAACCCATCCTCGCGATTCACAACCGGACAGCCGATTCCTCTCTATACTGATGCCGATGCGAACGGCACTGGTCATACCCTCCCTTGGTGGGTCCAGCCTTCGGGACTGCCTCGACGCGGTGAATACTCTCGATCCCCCACCCGACCGGCGAGTCCTGGTCCTTTCCGGTGGAGCCGTCTCTCCCCGACCGGTTGAAGATTATGCGGTTCAGCAGTTCCGCGAGCGGCTGGGATTCGCAGCGGCGGTCAACGCCGGCATGGCTGCGGCCGGGGACGATATCGAGGCCATCGGCGTGCTCAACGACGATGCATCCCCCGATCCCGGATGGCTCGGTACTCTCACCGAAGCACTCGCGCTCGACTCTGAACTGGCTGCGGTCCAGGGCACGATCCAGGACGCCACGGGACGCACGATCGATGGGAGAGGGATCGCATTCGACGAGGCCGGATTACCCGTCCAGATTGACCGCGGCGTGTTGACCGACGAGGATCAGGGCGAGCGCAAGATCCTCGCCGTCTCAGGCACAGCCTCGCTCTTTCGTGCGTCATCTTTAATGGATGTCATGCTGCCCGGTGGCAACGTGTTCGACCCACGATTCGATTGCTACCACGAAGATCTGGATCTCGGGCTGCGGCTTCACCGCAAGGGGTGGCGAGCCGCTTGGATCGGCGGAGCTTGCGCCAGGCACCTCGGCTCCTCCAGTGCCCCGTCCCTGAGCTGGCGCCACCCCTGGTGGCTCCTCGCCAACCGCTGGCGGGCGCTGGCGGGCAACTTGAGCCCGAGGGCTCTGTTCCTTTCGATGCCGCGGCTCCTACGTGGTGAGGTTAGGGCGATTCGCACCCTGAGCCGAACAAACCCGCGTGCGCCGGTGGTTGCGGGGGCGGTCGTCCTGTCACTGCCCGGGTTGATCGCCACAAGCTGGAGACGTCGCACTCCAGGGCCGCGGCTCGAGGCCATTCCGGACGAGCCATGAAGATCCTCGTCCTCACCGATGACCTGGTCGGCCCGGCCATGGCCGGTTCTGCACTCAGGGCGTGGGAACTCTCCCGAGTCCTCCTCGATGCAGGGCACGATGTCCTATTGGCAGCCAAAGCGGGATCTGCTCATCCGGAGGGCCACGGTCCTCCGGTCGTCACGAGACCGTCTTGGCGCTGGGCGGACGTCGTGCTGTCCCCCCCGTGGTGCCTGCCTCCGCGGGCATTTGTCGGGGACCATCTTCTCGTCGTTGACGGCGCAACTCCGCTCCTCGCCGAGCTCGCCGCCAGCCCCGAGACCCCCGACATCACACACCGTCGTCGCACCGCCGCGGCTCGGTTGCCGCTCGTCGCCGCGAGAGCAGACGCCATTCTCGTCGCCAGCGAAGAACAGGCCCGGTGGTGGGAGAACATTTTCATTCGCCGGCCTGATGTGCCGATGATTGACGTCCCGTTCGGGATTTCGGTCGAGGATCCGGCGGCAGACGTCGAGGATATCGACGGAGTCCCATCCAACTGGGCAGTTGTCCTGTGGTGGGGCGGAGTGTGGCCGTGGCTCGACCTGGACACACTGCTCGCCGCTCGCGCTCGCCTGGAATCGAGGAGGGTCAGTGTGGTCGTGCCGACCGCGAGACGACCCGGCGGCATAGTCCGATTCACCGCCGAGGAGCTCGATGCCGCAGCATCGCGCCACGGTTTGCAGCGCCCCGCCGTCGCCCCGCTCGAGCGCTGGGTACCATACGCCGAGCGCAACCGCATCCTCAATCGGAGTAGCATCCTCGCGGTGCTCCATCATCCCGGGCTGGAAGCCGAACTCAGTTTTCGTACCCGCGCCCTCGACGGCGTGTGGGCCGCGGTGCCGATGATTCTCAGCGAAGGCGGTGCGGCAGCCCGCATCGCGAATTCGGCGGGATGGGGTGCCGTGGTGCCTTCGGGCGACGCGAGGCTTTCCGCTGCAGCCATCGACCTCCTGCTTTCGGACCGATCTCAAAAACGGTGTCGATCGGCCCTGGCCAGGGACCGACCTGCATGGCGGTGGCCCGTCGTCGCTCGACCGCTGGTCGATGCACTGCCCGACTTGTTGCGAGGGAGCCGAAGAAATCTGTTTCCAGCAGCGCTTCGAGCCGCCGCCGTTCTCGGCGGACGGCTACCGGAGGGTGGGTCGTGACCGCCTCGGTCCGGGTTGTGATCGTGCGCTGGCGCGGAGGCGACGAGATTCGCCTCTGCCTCGATTCTCTCCTCGCCAACGCCGGGTCTCGACTCGCGCACGTGGTACTGGTCGACTCGGGCTCTGCGGACGGCGAGGCAGAGCGCCTCGCGGCCGACTATCCGGAGATCGAGGTCATCGCGCTTGCCGAAAACCGCGGGTTCGCGTTCGCCGCAGGTTGTGGAGCGGCGGAGGGCTCGGAACCATTGCTGCTCCTGCTCAACCCAGACACCGAAGTGTGGCCCGGCACACTGGATCTCCTGATCGAGCAGCTGGTCAACAGACCCGGAGCCGCCGGCTGTGTGCCGCTTCTCGAAGGGTTCGACGGTGAATCACAGCACCAGTGGCAGCTGCGCCACCTCCCGAAAATGCGCCAACTCGCAATCGGAAGGCCGGGAAACCACCTGTGCTCGGCGCCGCCAATGCAGCCGATCACCGTCCCCCAGCCGGCGGCTGCCGCATGGCTGGTACGTCGAATCGTATGGGAAGCTCTTGGCGGCCTGGATCCCACCTTCGAGCCAGCATGGTGGGAGGATGTCGACTTCTGTGCCCGACTCGACCGCCAACTACGTGATCCCGGTTTTCCTGCCGATGACGGGTTCTTCGTCGTGCCGGGTGCGAAGATCCTTCACGGCGGCGGATCGAGTGTTTCGGCCCTCGGACCGGAGGCGTTTTTTTCCGCCTATTTCACCAATCTGCTCCGCTACACTGCCCGCCACCACCCGGGCCGGCTGGGGCTCATCCGACGAGGCCTTC
Proteins encoded in this region:
- a CDS encoding glycosyltransferase, which translates into the protein MRTALVIPSLGGSSLRDCLDAVNTLDPPPDRRVLVLSGGAVSPRPVEDYAVQQFRERLGFAAAVNAGMAAAGDDIEAIGVLNDDASPDPGWLGTLTEALALDSELAAVQGTIQDATGRTIDGRGIAFDEAGLPVQIDRGVLTDEDQGERKILAVSGTASLFRASSLMDVMLPGGNVFDPRFDCYHEDLDLGLRLHRKGWRAAWIGGACARHLGSSSAPSLSWRHPWWLLANRWRALAGNLSPRALFLSMPRLLRGEVRAIRTLSRTNPRAPVVAGAVVLSLPGLIATSWRRRTPGPRLEAIPDEP
- a CDS encoding glycosyltransferase family 2 protein, which codes for MTASVRVVIVRWRGGDEIRLCLDSLLANAGSRLAHVVLVDSGSADGEAERLAADYPEIEVIALAENRGFAFAAGCGAAEGSEPLLLLLNPDTEVWPGTLDLLIEQLVNRPGAAGCVPLLEGFDGESQHQWQLRHLPKMRQLAIGRPGNHLCSAPPMQPITVPQPAAAAWLVRRIVWEALGGLDPTFEPAWWEDVDFCARLDRQLRDPGFPADDGFFVVPGAKILHGGGSSVSALGPEAFFSAYFTNLLRYTARHHPGRLGLIRRGLQASLTARMYLRPGQRQACRAALAAIASRPRRNPDYDSGQWMMRR